Proteins co-encoded in one Brassica oleracea var. oleracea cultivar TO1000 chromosome C4, BOL, whole genome shotgun sequence genomic window:
- the LOC106337190 gene encoding probable CCR4-associated factor 1 homolog 7 yields the protein MTMFLQGDSIQIREVWSDNLEAEMALIREVVDDFPYVSMDTEFPGIVFRPFENIKTITEYHYKTLRTNVNLMKMIQLGLTFSNESGNLPTCGSDKYCIWQFNFCDFDPVCSISNQESIKLLRNSGIDFKKNYEKGVHSKRFAELLLTSGVVLNENVQWVTFHGVYDLAYLLKVLIIQDLPEKPKGFDELIRLYFPRFCDIKHLMKFCIGLSGGLNKLAELLGVERLGISHQAGSDSLLTSRIFMILQDSFFNGSVEKYSGVLFGFSVENDH from the coding sequence ATGACGATGTTTCTGCAAGGCGATTCGATTCAAATCCGCGAGGTGTGGAGCGACAATCTCGAAGCAGAAATGGCTCTGATTCGCGAAGTCGTCGACGACTTCCCTTACGTCTCGATGGACACCGAGTTCCCCGGAATCGTCTTTAGACCTTTCGAAAATATCAAAACCATCACCGAGTATCATTACAAAACGTTGAGAACTAACGTCAACTTGATGAAGATGATTCAGCTCGGTCTCACGTTCTCCAACGAGAGTGGAAACCTCCCGACTTGCGGTTCCGACAAGTACTGCATCTGGCAGTTCAATTTCTGCGATTTCGATCCCGTCTGCTCCATTTCCAACCAAGAATCCATCAAGCTCCTCCGTAATTCAGGGATCGATTTCAAGAAGAACTACGAAAAGGGGGTCCACTCGAAACGCTTCGCCGAGCTTCTGTTGACCTCTGGGGTCGTGCTGAACGAGAATGTTCAGTGGGTTACGTTTCACGGGGTGTACGATTTGGCTTACTTGCTCAAGGTATTGATTATCCAGGATCTACCGGAGAAGCCGAAGGGATTCGATGAGTTGATTAGGCTTTATTTCCCGAGGTTTTGTGACATTAAGCACTTGATGAAGTTCTGTATTGGTCTCAGTGGTGGTCTGAACAAGTTGGCGGAGCTGCTTGGAGTTGAGCGTCTGGGGATTTCTCACCAGGCGGGATCGGATAGCTTGTTAACGTCGCGTATATTCATGATTCTGCAGGATTCTTTCTTCAATGGTTCTGTGGAGAAGTATTCTGGTGTCTTGTTTGGGTTTTCTGTTGAGAATGATCACTGA